Proteins from one Fragaria vesca subsp. vesca linkage group LG6, FraVesHawaii_1.0, whole genome shotgun sequence genomic window:
- the LOC101312369 gene encoding putative disease resistance protein RGA3-like encodes MAEFLTFAAQELLKKVASLATQEFTLLWGFEGELANLRDSLLFLEAVLRDAEQKQQDQGEAAKLWLAKLEDIAHLADDVLDDYGYELLRRKVELRNQIKKKVLNFFSLSNPIVFRVKMTQRIKKINTSLEDLGKRATGFGFVDRPPLEAPSSYDRRIDRETYSDFKIDENIIIGREDLVKDIVKDLTNSNNNKENDLSVLAVVGMGGLGKTTLAKSVYHDDIIEQHFQQKIWVCVSTPFEVKSILRGILESLQPAAVQTIEGICIILKKELKEKRYLLVLDDVWNEDAQKWEELMGCLVNITDSQGSSILVTTRSDKVAKIVETVPRRDLKKLTDDECWLVLKDRAFPVGSDSITEDQENIGREIAKKCGGVPLLAKVLGNMMRSKKFDEWQSLVESGIWKLPEAESRIMAILKLSFDELKSPSLKQCFAYCSMFIKDSQLQKDDLIQLWMAQGWLQEMEDQGNEYFNILLQNSFFQDVIRDYLYGDIIACKMHDLVHDLAEHVSKSKHFRSSFSCETLIDNNLDGFKALRVLNLHKADIQELPDSLGKLKHLRYLNVMGTKIRAFPKSLGQLFNLQTLKMPDRLEEFPKEIANLINLRHIYFGRRVKVPARIKKRQRRPI; translated from the exons ATGGCTGAGTTTCTTACTTTTGCTGCCCAGGAATTGCTGAAAAAAGTGGCTTCACTTGCCACTCAAGAGTTCACTCTTCTATGGGGATTCGAGGGAGAATTGGCAAATCTGCGTGACTCACTGCTCTTTCTTGAAGCTGTGCTACGAGATGCGGAACAAAAGCAACAAGATCAGGGCGAGGCTGCCAAGCTCTGGTTGGCGAAGTTGGAAGACATAGCTCATCTTGCCGATGATGTGTTAGATGACTACGGGTATGAGCTTCTCCGGCGTAAGGTGGAACTGCGAAACCAGATAAAGAAAAAGGTGCTAAACTTCTTTTCCCTCTCCAATCCCATTGTATTTCGTGTTAAAATGACACAGAGAATTAAAAAAATCAACACTTCTCTGGAGGATTTGGGTAAAAGGGCAACTGGGTTCGGGTTTGTTGATAGGCCTCCCTTGGAGGCACCAAGCTCATATGACAGAAGAATCGATAGGGAAACCTACTCTGATTTCAAAATAGACGAAAACATTATCATTGGAAGGGAAGATCTTGTGAAAGATATAGTGAAAGACTTGACTAACTCAAACAACAATAAGGAAAATGATCTTTCAGTTCTGGCCGTTGTGGGAATGGGAGGACTTGGGAAGACCACTTTGGCTAAATCTGTATATCATGATGACATAATAGAGCAACATTTTCAACAGAAAATATGGGTTTGTGTATCTACACCATTTGAAGTCAAGTCAATTTTAAGGGGGATTTTGGAGTCTCTTCAACCTGCTGCAGTGCAAACTATAGAGGGAATATGCATAATCCTTAAAAAGGAGTTGAAAGAGAAGAGGTATTTACTCGTGCTCGATGATGTTTGGAACGAAGATGCTCAAAAATGGGAAGAATTGATGGGTTGCTTGGTAAACATCACTGATAGCCAGGGAAGCAGCATCCTTGTCACCACCCGCAGCGACAAAGTTGCAAAAATTGTGGAGACTGTTCCTAGACGTGATTTGAAGAAACTAACAGATGATGAATGTTGGCTCGTCCTGAAGGACCGAGCATTTCCAGTTGGGAGTGATTCTATTACTGAAGATCAAGAAAATATCGGCAGGGAGATCGCTAAAAAGTGCGGAGGTGTACCATTACTAGCAAAG GTGTTGGGAAATATGATGCGTTCTAAAAAGTTTGATGAATGGCAATCACTTGTGGAAAGTGGTATATGGAAATTACCGGAGGCAGAAAGCAGAATAATGGCAATTTTGAAATTGAGTTTTGATGAATTGAAATCTCCATCATTAAAACAGTGTTTTGCGTACTGCTCCATGTTCATTAAAGATTCTCAACTTCAAAAGGACGACTTGATCCAACTTTGGATGGCTCAAGGATGGCTTCAAGAGATGGAGGACCAAGGTAATGAATATTTTAATATTCTGTTACAGAACTCATTCTTTCAAGACGTGATAAGAGATTATCTCTATGGTGATATAATCGCATGCAAGATGCACGATCTCGTTCATGATCTAGCTGAACATGTTTCAAAGTCGAAGCACTTCCGCTCCTCATTTTCCTGTGAAACCCTCATTGACAACAACTTAGATGGATTTAAAGCTCTACGTGTTTTGAATCTACACAAGGCAGACATTCAGGAGTTGCCAGATTCATTAGGAAAGTTGAAACACTTGAGGTATTTAAATGTTATGGGAACAAAGATCAGAGCATTTCCCAAATCATTGGGTCAGCTTTTTAACCTTCAGACACTTAAAATGCCTGACCGCCTTGAAGAATTCCCCAAGGAAATTGCAAATTTGATCAACTTGCGACATATTTACTTCGGTAGACGTGTGAAAGTTCCAGCCAGG ATAAAGAAGAGGCAGAGAAGGCCAATTTAA
- the LOC101294186 gene encoding probable S-acyltransferase At3g09320-like produces the protein MARSVGFSLPVTVVVVAIGYIYFSTVFVFVDRWFGLWSSPGLMNAAIFTAVAAMCIYNYTVSVFRDPGRVPSTYMPDVEDSENPIHEIKRKGGDLRYCQKCSHYKPPRAHHCRVCKRCILRMDHHCIWINNCVGHTNYKVFFVFVVYAVIACLYSLVLLLGSLANDFEKDEEQSADSYTTVYIISGLLLFPLCVALSVLLGWHIYLILQNKTTIEYHEGVRAMWLAEKGGQIYSHPYDLGAYQNLSTVLGPNIFSWLLPTSGHIGSGLRFCTAYDYPSSGSTSK, from the exons ATGGCGCGAAGCGTCGGGTTCTCTCTGCCGGTGACCGTCGTCGTCGTGGCCATCGGCTACATCTACTTCTCCACCGTCTTCGTTTTCGTAGACCGGTGGTTTGGCCTGTGGTCTTCGCCGGGGTTAATGAACGCCGCCATTTTCACCGCCGTGGCTGCCATGTGCATCTATAATTATACCGTATCCGTATTCCGGGATCCGGGTCGGGTCCCCTCCACGTACATGCCCGATGTCGAGGATTCCGAAAACCCTATCCACGAGATCAAGCGCAAG GGAGGGGATTTGAGATATTGCCAAAAGTGTTCTCATTATAAGCCACCTCGCGCACATCATTGTCGTGTATGCAAGAGATGCATTTTACGAATG GACCATCATTGCATATGGATCAATAATTGCGTTGGCCATACAAACTATAAGGTCTTCTTCGTGTTCGTTGTGTATGCTGTTATAGCATGCCTCTATTCCCTG GTGTTGCTATTGGGTAGTCTAGCTAATGATTTTGAAAAGGATGAGGAGCAAAGTGCAGACTCATATACAACTGTATAT ATCATTTCTGGGTTATTGCTGTTTCCCTTGTGTGTGGCACTGAGTGTGCTTTTAGGTTGGCATATCTACCTCATTTTGCAAAACAAGACCACGATTGAG TACCATGAAGGTGTAAGAGCTATGTGGCTTGCTGAGAAAGGGGGACAAATCTATTCGCATCCATATGATCTTGGTGCCTATCAAAATTTGTCAACG GTACTGGGTCCAAACATCTTTAGTTGGTTACTCCCAACATCAGGACATATTGGTTCAGGACTTCGCTTCTGTACAGCCTACGATTACCCTTCCAGTGGTTCAACATCAAAATGA
- the LOC101291348 gene encoding laccase-17-like → MGYLHVPAMAAWLFGLCVAAALMPELAEGKTRHYTFNIQYHNVTRLCSTRKIVTVNGKFPGPRLVAREGDRVLVKVVNHIKENVTIHWHGIRQLRSGWADGPAYITQCPIQTGQSYTYNFTIIGQRGTLWYHAHISWLRSTLYGPIILLPRRNESYPFVKPYKEIPIILGEWFKTDPEAVINQALQTGGGPNVSDAYTLNGLPGPMYNCSSNDVFKLKVKPGKTYHLRLINAALNDELFFSVANHSLTVVCADATYVKPFTTDILLITPGQTTGVLLKTKPNFPNATFLILTRPYFTGAGTLDNTTAAGILKYEHPLSSSGTPSSIKTLPLLKPSLPPINGTKFVNVTQFVQNLASKYRSLDSAKYPAKVPQTVDRKFFFTVGLGTSPCPKNTTCQGPNGQKFAAAINNVSFAMPSVAMLQTHFFAQSNVTYRTDFPSNPIVQFNYTGTPPNNTNVINSTRAVVIPFNTTVELVLQDTSILGAESHPLHLHGFNFYIVGQGFGNFDQNKDPAKFNLVDPVERNTVGVPAGGWAAIRFLADNPGVWFMHCHLEIHTSWGLKMAWIVQDGPQPNQKLPPPPADLPQC, encoded by the exons ATGGGTTATCTGCATGTTCCGGCAATGGCAGCATGGCTCTTTGGTTTATGTGTTGCAGCAGCTCTGATGCCAGAGCTTGCTGAAGGCAAAACAAGACACTACACTTTCAAT ATTCAGTACCACAATGTCACAAGGTTGTGCAGCACAAGGAAGATCGTAACTGTGAATGGAAAATTCCCAGGACCAAGACTAGTGGCAAGGGAAGGTGATCGAGTTCTCGTTAAAGTGGTGAACCATATCAAAGAGAATGTTACCATTCACTG GCATGGAATTAGGCAACTTAGAAGTGGTTGGGCAGATGGTCCGGCTTACATTACACAGTGTCCTATCCAAACCGGCCAGTCATATACTTACAATTTCACCATCATAGGCCAGAGAGGTACTCTGTGGTATCATGCTCACATTTCATGGTTGAGATCTACCCTTTATGGACCCATCATCCTTCTCCCAAGAAGAAATGAGTCTTACCCTTTTGTGAAACCCTATAAGGAAATCCCCATTATTCTTG GAGAGTGGTTTAAGACAGACCCTGAGGCTGTGATTAACCAGGCTCTTCAGACTGGAGGAGGACCTAACGTTTCTGATGCATATACTCTGAATGGGCTTCCAGGACCCATGTACAACTGTTCTTCTAATG ATGTATTCAAGTTAAAGGTGAAACCTGGGAAGACATATCACCTGCGATTGATCAACGCTGCACTCAACGACGAGCTATTCTTCAGTGTAGCAAATCATTCCCTAACTGTGGTGTGTGCCGATGCTACTTATGTCAAACCTTTCACCACTGACATACTTCTCATCACCCCTGGCCAAACCACCGGTGTCCTCCTCAAAACCAAACCCAATTTTCCCAATGCCACTTTCCTCATCCTCACTAGGCCATACTTCACCGGTGCTGGCACCCTCGACAACACCACTGCGGCTGGAATCCTGAAATATGAGCACCCACTAAGCAGTTCTGGTACTCCCTCTTCCATCAAAACTCTTCCCCTCCTCAAACCAAGCCTCCCACCCATCAATGGCACCAAGTTTGTCAATGTTACTCAATTTGTCCAAAACTTGGCTTCCAAGTATCGTAGCTTGGACAGTGCTAAATACCCTGCCAAAGTCCCCCAAACAGTGGATAGGAAATTTTTCTTCACTGTAGGACTTGGAACAAGCCCGTGCCCCAAAAACACGACATGTCAAGGACCGAATGGCCAGAAATTCGCAGCGGCGATCAACAATGTGTCGTTTGCAATGCCATCAGTAGCCATGCTTCAGACACACTTCTTTGCACAGTCCAATGTCACTTACAGAACTGATTTCCCTAGCAACCCAATTGTGCAATTTAACTACACAGGAACTCCACCAAACAACACTAATGTGATCAATTCAACGAGGGCTGTGGTGATACCATTCAACACAACTGTGGAGCTGGTGTTGCAAGACACAAGCATTCTTGGTGCCGAGAGCCACCCGCTTCATCTTCATGGGTTTAATTTCTATATTGTCGGACAAGGTTTTGGCAACTTTGATCAGAACAAGGATCCTGCCAAGTTCAATCTGGTGGACCCTGTTGAAAGGAACACTGTAGGTGTTCCGGCTGGCGGTTGGGCTGCCATTCGTTTCTTGGCCGACAATCCAG GGGTTTGGTTTATGCACTGCCATTTGGAAATTCATACAAGCTGGGGGCTCAAAATGGCTTGGATCGTTCAAGATGGGCCACAACCAAATCAGAAGCTACCTCCACCACCGGCAGATCTTCCCCAGTGTTGA
- the LOC101302087 gene encoding uncharacterized protein LOC101302087 has product MEMEAEYKQSPTEIVSYPVIEVGKTIKKRKLQAEQLGLPTPKHKCWDLNFPSDGPVSMFDEIPVQVQNMERHIVNGGIEGGVLNDGSGLGSGKGSNSFAGDYCDSAISVYREVEPNPAYAKSVCDRPSTSSVNCNVNIFKDTDSSLDNVSAMEANYGEAELEFVNMEVHQPIQNLEEQLQEYGGEANYICSEYGEHFIEECTDKEVEDIIYSNSLNPHAYILSSGRWSVNQEAQSGSSRKPTIDQEFEQYFSSLML; this is encoded by the exons ATGGAGATGGAAGCTGAATACAAACAAAGCCCAACTGAGATTGTCAG CTACCCTGTAATTGAAGTTGGAAAGACGATCAAGAAACGAAAATTGCAGGCTGAGCAATTGGGCTTGCCTACACCCAAGCATAAATGCTGGGACCTCAACTTTCCTTCAGATGGACCTGTCTCCATGTTTGATGAAATTCCTGTCCAAGTACAGAACATGGAGAGACACATAGTCAATGGAGGAATAGAGGGAGGAGTCCTCAATGACGGGTCTGGACTTGGATCAGGAAAAGGTAGCAATAGTTTTGCTGGAGATTATTGTGATTCTGCAATATCGGTTTATAGAGAAGTTGAACCAAACCCTGCATATGCAAAGAGCGTATGTGATAGGCCGTCCACTTCATCTGTGAATTGCAATGTCAATATTTTTAAAGACACCGACAGCAGTTTGGACAATGTGTCAGCTATGGAAGCAAATTATGGCGAAGCGGAACTAGAATTTGTGAATATGGAAGTGCATCAACCTATTCAGAACCTCGAAGAGCAGCTCCAAGAATATGGAGGCGAGGCAAATTACATCTGCTCCGAATATGGAGAGCACTTCATTGAGGAGTGTACAGATAAGGAAGTTGAAGATATTATCTACTCCAATTCTTTAAACCCTCATGCATATATACTTTCATCGGGAAGGTGGAGTGTAAATCAAG AGGCTCAATCAGGCAGCAGCAGGAAGCCAACCATCGATCAAGAATTCGAGCAGTACTTTTCATCGCTTATGCTGTAG